Below is a genomic region from Salmo trutta chromosome 19, fSalTru1.1, whole genome shotgun sequence.
GATAACAGATCAACATACTGACATCTATATTATTCAAACAGGCAGACTTAGATGATGAGTTAACTGATATTTTCTCTCAAGCGATCACACTAATCTGCCAATGCAGACGGTACCTCATCAGAAAAGAACCATCGCCTCTGTCCTGAGGACGGTGGTTGTGGATGCGGACATGCTGCTTCTGAACGAGTCTTTACCTGCATGTAAAGAGATCAAAAGTAGTTAAATCACATCGATTATAGGAACAAGAACATAACCGTAGGGACAATTGGAGTAATGTTCAGCCCGCAAATATTAGGCTCTATAGGGGAATAAAGGGGTGCCCAATCATGGACATTGTTTAAGACGTTAAGAGTTTGATTTTGTGCATCAATAAAACAGGCTACAGCAACAAAAACAAGTAGTGTATTTGATGACAAACTCCCCATTGTATGAGATCTCAATTGATCTTGGGGTGAAATGCCTTCAAAGGGATGGGTTACTAAACAGTTTCCCCAAAGATAACTTTAGTAAGGGACTGACCAGCGGATGAAGAAATTAAATTCATGAAATAATTGACATAGACAAAGAGCCTCATCCTCTCTGCTTTAGACAAATATTAATATTATCACAAACACTTACCTGGAGAGAAGTTTTACCCAGCTGAGTTGACAGCCTGAATCGAACGGGCAGAACGACATTAGGGTCTAGCCCTGGACCCCAAACAAGACATTTTTCAGGCCTGACTTCACTAGCTTGACAAAACGGAAAGTTATTACAAGTAAATAATATTAAAACTATACAAACTAACGGAAATACACTCTGTATAGGGTTGAGTAGATTATATTTAAGAGTCATAGTTAGCTCCTTTCTAAAAGTAGAGaccagctagctacctaactaCTATGTATTTTTAGGGTACCAATTTTACATGCAGCATCTCATCTTCAGAAGGGGGTGAATTTGTGATTTGGCCTAATGCGATTGCACAATGTATGGACTTGTGTGTATTGAGGAAGTTTGATGAAATACACACAGGAACAACTATTTGTTTACTGAGATCAAATATCGATGGTATAATACAGAAGAATGCCGTATATTAGTCCCTTTTAATTTTACCAGACGTCACTTTTCTTCTTCTTTCAGGGTCCGTGTTAATCAGAATCCTAGGGATGTCCCCacccccattgaagttgaaagttAACATTTTTATAAGGTTTACGCAAAGATAAACCAAGTTAGACCACTACATgttgtttccaatgggaacaaatgagtcatagtaGGGAGaacaagcacgagctagcgagatcctattggaaACGTTTTAGCATTAGCTTggtaacgttacctagctagcaccaatacaaccagcctgaaaacaaagACCAGTACAAActacagtcattttcattattcttagcaattatttaggaatccttgtgagtaagtattagctaggtagccacatgTTGTTCGCTTATTTAAATTGAACttcagttagctagccaactacttAACCCTCTTGCCCatagctaacgttataagcagtcagctagcttcatctggctactGAGGCTCGACCGGACCAGGTTATGTGGTGacgctagccacaataaggattaggcacaatagtggaatttgcggctTGTCTCcaaaataaaagtacctatttgaaagtgatgcagaaggttacagttggtggaatcatgccatatttagaatagatcatgttaaacaaggttggaatgtgaaatggggtatcagtctactcggtgacacccacagaacacaactgtgaagagttcaCGCAAACATTAGTGTTGTAGCTCTTATCGcaggactgtgactgtgtgaaatcacctccccagtcagcctattgtgtgtattgacattcatattgcactgtacagctttacctaaggattggggatcaatgaaatggggtatcagtctactcaatacccaatatATTTTTCCCAACatcctcctcagagttatcagactccaaaacatccactcAGTATTGTTTTCCCTCGGGAAtaatgttcaatacacatagtaggttgacaataaatgtggctcaattcagttGTTTCAGAGTGTCGCGAATCATGGCATGATTCTATTATTTGTggtcatttgcatcactgtcaatgacatacttttattttgaagtctAACCGCAAAGGCCACTATTGtgactaatccttattgtggctagcttcacatagatgggtccgaccaccattaatcaaataagaactgttttataaattaaggttattttagatgacacctaaacagattatgtcgttttgctatgtttttggggaaggacattgtttgcatccatgagctagctagcttttttttatgaacagcactgtaggtgcgcgagacaacttcaccagcatcatagcatacgtatcgatgaatcgtagtgacatatgaaatactagtgatagtgtaatcaatgtgtaataactacgtaaaagattaatgaacgcgttaaattattatgtgaagTGCAGTCAttttcaggtcctgattggtcaacaagcttatttgacatgtATATTTTTTTGACAAGCAAACGGCGTTCCATATTCGTCTGCATATTttcgttagggaacgcctactctgtgaagtgcgagtgtgcaataactcaatttgccTTTGCGCTAAAAAACGGGATTTTTTTtcaactttggcaaagggtaaagtctacaaaacttagtccactctgttcataaaataaatgttttatcgaTAATAAAagttgcagaatgtcggccaaaatccatctccttccatcttctcccactgccaacCACTGAGCTTCCTCTCACCTACCATATATTACCATATCATCAACATGGAATCAATAAATGTACAGattaattatttgttttattaatatttttccaCTATAAATacatagaccaataagaaaggatttttacaaaaatgttaaatatctACACAATGTTACTCAAAACGGTCGTCGCCCTTTGCTAGAGTATTGACTCTTTCTCCCAATCATCACTGCTCAAGTAGTACTCTCCATCTGTAGTTGTATCTGAGTCATACTCCTCAAAGTCTGACAAACTGGAGCTAGAGATGGGAAATAGTTCCATGGGGCCTTGAATGACTTGCAAATTCTGATCAGTGATAAGTGAGTTTAAAATCTCTGTGGGCAAAGTCGATGACTCATTGAACCGTAGAGGCAATGTCAGGCTCTTAGGGCTTAAGATGCTGTCTGTTTTTATTAGACTAAAATAGGTTTTCTGAGTGCTAGAGAAAGCTCTAGAAAGGGTCCTGGGTGTGCGATCAAGGTCCCCTGGCCCTCTGATATCCTCCAGACTCCTTAGGTACCTTGTGGGGGCCATATCAGTTCCTGTGGAGATGCGCCTGTTTCTTGACGTTCGGTTTGAGTAAATGTTGGTGACAGAGATGGAGCGGCCATGTTTCAGGCCAAAATCAGTAGTGGTTGGAGAGTTGTTGGAGTATGAGAGCTGTGTGGGTTTAAAACAGGCAGTTCTACTCCTATCTGATCTACTGTCCTTACCCATTGAGCTAGAGAAGACATCTTCATTCTTTGTGTTGAGGCTAAAATGACTGGTTCTAGAACTTCCAGAATCCTTATGGGATTGACTACTAAAATAGGGTGAATGTGGATGATTTGTTATACTTAATTCTTCTTTTGACAGCGATGGGTTTCCATTTTTCTCAGTTGATATTGTGTTCCTCTCTTTGTCATGAATATCTAACTGTGCATTCTTGGAGGCTAATTTAACTGTGGAAATTGTCAGCCCATTGCAGCCTCTGTTTTGTTGTCTTAGATGACCTGCCACATTACGTTGAAGGTCAATGGGTTTCAGCACTTCTTTGACCTCTGGAGACCTCTTCCCTGTCCGTCTATTCTCACTGATGACACTAGCTCCCTCAAGTGTTGATGGCACCGTTTTCCCCTTTCTACCAAACAACACACTCTTTTCCTCAATGCGTTTGCTACTGAATATCATTCTGAGGCGATTCAGTATGTGATCTACTTTCCGGTTGCTTCTGTAACCAGTGGGCTCTTTTTCAGTCCTATCAGAGATAAGAGTTGCGTCCTGAGCAGGCAGACCCAAGCAATTCTTTCTAATCTGAGATGCAAACAAATCCTTATTTGAAGTCTGACATTTAAATTCACTGATATTATGTATTTCACTATCAATAATCTCTGAACCAGTCACTTTTATTTTGTCCCCTATCATCAACTGTTTTGTGTCTGCTGGGGCACTGTGTGTACCACCATAGGATCTGGTGAGATCAGTCATATGATCTGGTGAAACTGGGGGTCTGTGAAGATGTGACTGAAGCCCGCGAGAGGCCCTGGAGTTGAGGCTGGAGAGAGAATGAGTCTTAACTGCCAGACTGGGACCTGTGTCATATACACCTGAATCATATGCATGGTGCTTGAACATTCTTTGGTTATTAGATTGAACGGAGGCATTCGTCTGCAGAATCCTCTGTTGGCTGATGGCTTTTGATAAACCAACCTGGGCTGCTAAGTTATGCTGCTTCGCCAACATGTGGATTCTCTCAGAAGATGACATCCATCTTGTGTTACTGGGTGGCGAGTAGGGGGAGTGATTGTCACCAGCGGTATCCATAGATACAGCCTTGGTTAAATGTGTATCAAGTGACTTGGACCTGTTAAGGTATTTTGGACTCTGAGTTGCTGTATCTAAAGTGTTCTTAGACATGGGGAGAGAGTTAAATATCAAAGATGAGCTTAATCTGGTCTTATATCCAAGAGGGTAATGAGACAGTGTAGTTTGAGGCAGGATTCTGTTGAGGCTCTGGGGTGGGAAACATTGTAGGTCAGAGGCAGGGAACAAGGTGAGATGACTACTTGAAATGTGCTGTCTCAAGGTGACTGGACTCTCTCGGTGgccagaggaggaggggaggccgGAGGGGAGGTTGGAGGGGAGGTCGGAGGAGAGGTtggaagggaggacagaggtGAGGTTGGAGGAGAGGCCGGAGGCTTCAGCCTGGGTCTCTACATAGTGGGAGGTGGGCAGTGTGGTGGAGCTGCTTGGTCTTAGCAAGGAGAACATTCCTGGTGACTCCACACTCCATGGCTTGAGCAAGGACAAATGGCGAGCTGGTGTTACGGCCCGACCAGAGGCCTTCTGAAGCTGGCTCCTCTTCAAGATAGAAGACTGAAGTTTTGGTGGTCGATGTGGGCTGTGAAGGGGAATGTTCGTAACCTCAGGGGAAAGACTCTCCACAGTGTCAGTCCTGGGCAGGGACTGCTCTTGAGGTACAAGGAAGGGGGAGGAGATGTCAGAGTGGTGGGGGCGGATGGGACAGCTACGTATGTTCCGATTTGGGCTAAAGGGAATAGACGTTTTCAATTCAGCTGATGGTTGGATGTGTTCTCCTTTCCGAGGGTTAGATGTAGGATTCTCATGCTTCACtggtgggtggctggctgactgtggtGCTGACGCTGGTCCAGTCACTCCAGAACTTTCTTGGTCCTCTCTCTGATTCTGACCTATGGCCGGCCATTGAAGAGAACAAGATTGGTACATTGACACAgttgtttacatttttattaacCATTTATTTGCTTGGAAACCAGCCTCTTTGAGAGACATAATCTTATTTCTTTATTAAGTATGTTTATACTTTATACCCCTCAATTTgtcaggcatggactctacaaggtgtcgaaagcgtttcacaggTATGCtgccccatgttgactccaatgcttcccacagttgtgtcaagttggctggatgtcctttgggtggtggaccattcttgatacacactggaaactgttgagcatgaaaaacccagcagcgttgcagttcttgacacaaaccggtgcacctggcactcactaccataccccgttcaaaggcacttaaaaaaaaaattaccctctgaatggcatacatacactatccatgtctcaattgtctcaaggcttacaaatcctttaacctgtcgcctccccttcatctacactgattgaagtggatttaacaaatgacatcaataagggatcatagctttcacctggtttcacctggtcagtcaatgtcatggaaagagctggtgttcttaatgttttgtacactcagtgtatatcaaatCAAGGATAACAGAAGTAACCACATCTAAACATGTACGGCTCGatttgtgtgtacatgtgttACAGAATGCTCAAGTGAACTGTTTAAGTGTCTGTTTCACTCCCCGTCCAAAGTAGGAGCCACCATAGTTGCAATCATAACACACAGTTTACTATCTGTCCTTTAGTAAAGAACCAGAGGAGGACTGGAGCCATTACACACCTGTGGAGCTCTCCTGCTTTCCACCTGTTTCCAGTAGATCTGTTCTCCTCTTCTCTGTTTCACCCTCAGGGAAGGCAGCAGGTCCAATCACctgtaaatgagagagagagagagagagagagagagagaaagagaaagagtttAAGATTGCAAATCATGTCTATTTTTAGACATCACCTGCTATGCTTGGCGCAAACATACAATAGAGGGATTTGAATCAATATTTGCATTTAACCTTTGATCCATGAGTTCATCAAAAGCTATGGACCAATCTCATAATAACTCAACAATAAGTGCAACTCCCAATTAATCAATATTTTGGTTAATCAAATAAACGTGGTTGTGAATGCAAACATGCTATCAAGCTAAATTACATGACAGAGAGATATAGGAGAATAGGTTAGAATATGTTCTCAAGAACTGTCACAAGACGCTGAGTTTACCCAAGCGTGTGTCATAGGCATGCAAACCTGCTGAGGGTACACCCAAGCTGTTGAAAAGGCTCCCTGAAGGGGGGGTGTGAAATACGACAACTTTGATGCAGTGCGGAAAGCAATACTTTACAAGGAGATTATAGGCCCAAAGGTGAGGGGCACACCCAGGCACTGGTTACTACACACCTACTTAGGGCCATTATGCACTAGTCTGTACCTTATTAGACTCCACTGAGTGATCCTCAATGGGATTCTCCTTTGCAGGTCCCTCTGTGAGCTCCTtctctctgtgtgcctcctcTGTGTGCACCTCCTTGGTGAGCTCCTCCTCTGTGTGCACCTCCTTGGTGAGCTCCTCCTCTGTGTGCACCTCCTTGGTGAGCTCCTCCTCTGTGTGCACCTCCTTGGTGAGCTCCTCCTCTGTGTGCACCTCCTTGGTGAGCTCCTCCTCTGTGTGCACCTCCTTGGTGAGCTCCTCCTCTGTGTGCACCTCCTTGGTGAGCTCCTCCTCTGTGTGCACCTCCTTGGTGAGCTCCTCCTCTGTGTGCGCCTCTTTGTTAGGCTCCTCTGCAAGCTCACCTATTTGCTCCTCCACATGCTTTGCCTCAGTACTCTTGTCTTCACAGCTTTGTCCTCCAGAAGAGTGGACGTTGCTAACCCTAGGGGGTGGGGATAAGCCTGCATTAAAATATCACGGTACCCTAATTTCATCCTCTGAAGGCTGTTGTAACAGTAATCTGCATGTTTCCACCATGTTTGTAAGTGTACTAGCTACTTATTTGTTACAAAGGCTCACCCATTGTTATGGCTGTGGCTGTTGTTTTTCCCTCCCGGGTCTCTGCTGCCCCTCAGAGGGACCCTGAGGCTGAACATGGAGCTGAGACGGGCTCGTAGAGTTGTATGTCTTCCACTACCGTCATCCCTCCCTTTTATTGGTTTACTTCTCACAGTTTGCTGCTCTGTAGAATGACAACGTGTTGAAATATCACTCAGGACAAGCAGCAGTGAGTTACTAACTATTATAGCCAAAGATTAAGAGTAGGACTGTATGGGCTTGACTGACTAACCTGACCCTGCAAACCTCATGAGTAGCAGCAATATCTACAGTTAGGTCACCAGTAGTGACCTAGTCATGCTCTCATTGGAGGAGTAGCAGATCAGATTCCATCACTTACATCTTATTAGTCATCACTTGTCCTAAGGGCAATTTCAGGCCATTTCTGGGTCAATGGCTCACCTTACATTtggcatttcagtcatttagcagacgcttttatccagagcagttagtgcattcatctaaaGATAgcgaggtgagacaaccacatatcacagtcgtagtaaGTCCAATTTAACTCAATAATGTAGTTATTAGCAAAGTCAGCGCTAGTAGGAAAGTACAAGTGcagatatgtttttttattttttgtgagATTTATTTAAGATATATttatttgaagaggtagggtttcagggtTACAGTTCGTGTTAACAGTTACATGTAATacattaccggtcaaaagttttagaacacctactcattcaagggtttttctttatttgtacaattttctacattgtagaaaaatattgAAGACatgaaaaatatgaaataacacacatggaatcatgtaatagccaaaaaagtgttaaacaaatcaaaatacattttatatttgcgattcttcaaatggccaccctttgccttgatgatagctttacacactcttgtcattctctcaaccagcttcaccttgaatgcttttccaacagtcttgaaggagttcccacatatgctgagcacttgttttctgcttttcctttactctgtggtccgactcatcccaaaccatctcaatttggttcaggtcgggggattgtggaggccaggtcatctgatgcagcactcccttactttccttcttggtaaaatagcccttacacagtctggaggtgtgttggatcattgtcctgttgaaaaacaaatgattgtcccactaagcccaaaaccAGTTGGCGGTTGgacccaaaaaaacaaaaaacaaaaatcgcaaatttggactccagaccaaatgacaaatttccaccggtctaatgtccattgctcgtgtttcttggcccaagcaagtctcttcttaatattggtgtcctttagtagtggtttctttgcagcaatttgaccaagaaggcctgattgacacagtctcctctgaacagttgatgtatggacttggtcttttccaaacagggctatcttctgaataccacccctaccttgtcacaacataactgtttggctcaaacccatcaagaaggaaagaaattccacgaaTTAagttttaagaaggcacacctgttaattgaaatgcattccaggtgactacctcatgaagctggttgagagaatgccaagagtgtgcaaagctgtcatcaaggcaaagggtggctatttgaagaatctcaatataaaatatattttgatttgtttaatactttttgggttactacatgattccatatgtgttatttcatagttttgatgtcttcactattattctacaatgtagaaaatagtaaaaaataaagaaaaacccttgaatgagtaggtgttctaaaacgtttgaccggtagtgtacataatAGTGATTATTCTCCCTAACATACGTCTAGCCAGTCATAGACAGAGCAAGTTAACAATTAACCACAAGTACATATTTACAGATAATTACAGTATAAGGAAAGTCATGTTATGAGACATCTGTTAAGTTATGAGGGCACGTTTAACCCTGTAGAACCAGAGCAATTCCTGGCATAAGGGCCAGGAGCTTCATAATTGATAATGCAACATATGAAACACAGTGAGcacatttacatacacacaaatcATTTGATAtgaaactgattatggcagtaggccagTTATagcattagtcatgtaaacaacgtttattttgatttgcgattttctgcatttatcaaagtTTCATCAGGTATTCTGATTTCAGACGTGTCCATGTAAACAATATTATTAAGGAtttgttcttcttgcaaagcatgtaaacgttgaAATCAAACTATTATACTAATCTGACAATTCCCAATAATCGTGATACTATACAGGTTTCTGTGCCTCTGGGAATGGAAGTTTTCTCCATCTCAGGTAGGAATACAAGCCTTCTCATTTACTGTGGGAAAAGCTCTGTGTCCCTTCCCACAGGCAAAGCTGAAACTCTATAGCACTGTGTTCTGCCACACATGTGCATacacaggggcgcaactttggttttagaagtggggggggacATAATTATTACACAAGAAAAATGTTATCTAGTCGGATAAACAccacaaacagcctacccgaccacttggaggtgtccgcatggtcctaaagcacaccgtcgcccgttttgtatcacattccaattataaaattgggggggggggcagaaatgcaatttcagaatgtgggggcaATATATCCATATATCAATAATCAAACGCATAGTTTCCATTGAATTTGCACCATTCCGGTATTATTATgaaccgttctcccctcagcagcctccactggtgtagacAGTGTATCTGGTGGTCTGCCCTCACCTATGTTAGTGCTGTGTGGTGCCTGGGATGGGTGGACACTGATGTTGTTAGTCTGCTGGTTTCTCAGGTTCTCCGGCCATCCTAACACAGACTTTCTGTCCCCCCGCTGCTCAAGCAGACGTCTGGTGAGCACACAAGTATAAATGATTAGTTGGACATAAAGTAtgtaactacacacacacagagagaaaaacagacagaaaCCCACGATTCAACCAGCTTGCCTTTTCATTTCAAATCCAACTTTTAAAAATCAAATGCAGTTATTTTACGCTAAAGTATTCGATCTCTCACTTACCCAATCCTCTCCTTTTCAATCTCCTTTAGACGCTTGTCTCTCTCTAGAACTTCAACAACAGCATGTGCCTCTTCATCGCTTAGGAAACCTAGATCCAAGTTCAAATTATACACTGTCATAGTTCCTAACTTGGCAGCAATCACTAACTGATTCCACTACAGGTGAGGTGATAAAGGAAATAGAACGTAAGTTGAAAGGAAACTGAAAATCAGACATTTAGATAACCAAACCACTGATGTTCTACAGTCTGCGTCTTCCCATTGCAGAGTACTCAGTGTTTTAGTCTGTCCCTCCCTTCATGCTAGAAGAACAAACATAACTCTATGCAGGTGGATCCACGTCGCTGGTCAGCTGAGAACAGAGCAGGTTACACCCTCTCACTGCCAGCACTCTATTTGTCTCCCGGGCAGTTTGCTGATGTTATCTACAATCTGCCAGATCCTTGGGCGTGTCGTCTAGCCGTGGCGAGAAGCATAGGACACATAATCCCTATATTTTGCACCTGACGTGCAAGGCACTCCTCTCTCAGAACAGTGACAACATACACTGAGGATACAAAACATTcacaactgctctttccatgacatagactgaccaggtgaattcagctgaaagctatgatcctttattgaagtctcttgttaaatccacttcagtcagtgtagatgaaggggatgagacaggttaataaagaaggatttttaagccttgagacatggattgtgtatgtgtgccattcagagggtgattgggaaagacaaaatatttaagtggctttgaacggggtatggtagtaagtgccaggcagatttgtgtcaagaactgcaatgctgctgagtGTTTCACGTTCAACAgattcccgtgtgtatcaagaatggtccaccacccaaaggacatccagccaacttgacacactgtgggaagcattggagtcaacatgggccagcattcctgtggaacgctttcgacaccttgtagagtccaagccccaacgaattgaggctgttctgaggacaaaagtggggttgcaactcaatattaggtgttcataatgtttgatacactcagtgtatacagtacATGAGCATTTTAATTATTCAGCTCCAACTTTAACCATTCAGTGACTTGAAAAGGAATAGgaaatatgtaaacatttattGACAGTAAGAAGGTTTGTCTCTAGTGTTAAGATCAAATGCATACAATATCACTGTAATTCACAAGGCATTGTGGTGTGAAAAAAACATATCATCTCCAAAACATAATATGCAAGATACTGCCATCTTGTGTCATAATTTCACAACATTTAATTTATGCTTCAGGGCCAGCCAAGGGAAGTCTCATTTGTGTTGTAGGCACAGCCACTGATTTTTTCTTCAGGCCCAGCCATGGGAAGTATAAGATAGCATAGATTtgcaaacaatttttttttttaacatatttTAAATATCCCTGTAAAGCTGTGTTACACCACTGTACTTATTCAAATGCATTGATTGATTTAGTAACCAAGACTGCATATGATCCTAATTCAGGACTGAATATTCTGTTTCCCTGGAGTCTGTAATCCCAGTGTCCCCCAGTGTCAGGAGAGCCGTCTGGTCTGGACGACCCAGTCAGCGAACTGGGAGACCAGGGCGTACACACCAGGGCGCTGGGGGCGGCCACACCCCACACCAAAAGAAATCACGCCCACC
It encodes:
- the LOC115154774 gene encoding uncharacterized protein LOC115154774 isoform X1; amino-acid sequence: MTVYNLNLDLGFLSDEEAHAVVEVLERDKRLKEIEKERIGRLLEQRGDRKSVLGWPENLRNQQTNNISVHPSQAPHSTNIEQQTVRSKPIKGRDDGSGRHTTLRARLSSMFSLRVPLRGSRDPGGKNNSHSHNNGVSNVHSSGGQSCEDKSTEAKHVEEQIGELAEEPNKEAHTEEELTKEVHTEEELTKEVHTEEELTKEVHTEEELTKEVHTEEELTKEVHTEEELTKEVHTEEELTKEVHTEEELTKEVHTEEAHREKELTEGPAKENPIEDHSVESNKVIGPAAFPEGETEKRRTDLLETGGKQESSTGQNQREDQESSGVTGPASAPQSASHPPVKHENPTSNPRKGEHIQPSAELKTSIPFSPNRNIRSCPIRPHHSDISSPFLVPQEQSLPRTDTVESLSPEVTNIPLHSPHRPPKLQSSILKRSQLQKASGRAVTPARHLSLLKPWSVESPGMFSLLRPSSSTTLPTSHYVETQAEASGLSSNLTSVLPSNLSSDLPSNLPSGLPSSSGHRESPVTLRQHISSSHLTLFPASDLQCFPPQSLNRILPQTTLSHYPLGYKTRLSSSLIFNSLPMSKNTLDTATQSPKYLNRSKSLDTHLTKAVSMDTAGDNHSPYSPPSNTRWMSSSERIHMLAKQHNLAAQVGLSKAISQQRILQTNASVQSNNQRMFKHHAYDSGVYDTGPSLAVKTHSLSSLNSRASRGLQSHLHRPPVSPDHMTDLTRSYGGTHSAPADTKQLMIGDKIKVTGSEIIDSEIHNISEFKCQTSNKDLFASQIRKNCLGLPAQDATLISDRTEKEPTGYRSNRKVDHILNRLRMIFSSKRIEEKSVLFGRKGKTVPSTLEGASVISENRRTGKRSPEVKEVLKPIDLQRNVAGHLRQQNRGCNGLTISTVKLASKNAQLDIHDKERNTISTEKNGNPSLSKEELSITNHPHSPYFSSQSHKDSGSSRTSHFSLNTKNEDVFSSSMGKDSRSDRSRTACFKPTQLSYSNNSPTTTDFGLKHGRSISVTNIYSNRTSRNRRISTGTDMAPTRYLRSLEDIRGPGDLDRTPRTLSRAFSSTQKTYFSLIKTDSILSPKSLTLPLRFNESSTLPTEILNSLITDQNLQVIQGPMELFPISSSSLSDFEEYDSDTTTDGEYYLSSDDWEKESIL
- the LOC115154774 gene encoding synaptotagmin-like protein 2 isoform X3, with protein sequence MTVYNLNLDLGFLSDEEAHAVVEVLERDKRLKEIEKERIGRLLEQRGDRKSVLGWPENLRNQQTNNISVHPSQAPHSTNIEQQTVRSKPIKGRDDGSGRHTTLRARLSSMFSLRVPLRGSRDPGGKNNSHSHNNGVSNVHSSGGQSCEDKSTEAKHVEEQIGELAEEPNKEAHTEEELTKEVHTEEELTKEVHTEEELTKEVHTEEELTKEVHTEEELTKEVHTEEELTKEVHTEEELTKEVHTEEELTKEVHTEEAHREKELTEGPAKENPIEDHSVESNKVIGPAAFPEGETEKRRTDLLETGGKQESSTGV
- the LOC115154774 gene encoding uncharacterized protein LOC115154774 isoform X2, whose product is MTVYNLNLDLGFLSDEEAHAVVEVLERDKRLKEIEKERIGRLLEQRGDRKSVLGWPENLRNQQTNNISVHPSQAPHSTNIEQQTVRSKPIKGRDDGSGRHTTLRARLSSMFSLRVPLRGSRDPGGKNNSHSHNNGNVHSSGGQSCEDKSTEAKHVEEQIGELAEEPNKEAHTEEELTKEVHTEEELTKEVHTEEELTKEVHTEEELTKEVHTEEELTKEVHTEEELTKEVHTEEELTKEVHTEEELTKEVHTEEAHREKELTEGPAKENPIEDHSVESNKVIGPAAFPEGETEKRRTDLLETGGKQESSTGQNQREDQESSGVTGPASAPQSASHPPVKHENPTSNPRKGEHIQPSAELKTSIPFSPNRNIRSCPIRPHHSDISSPFLVPQEQSLPRTDTVESLSPEVTNIPLHSPHRPPKLQSSILKRSQLQKASGRAVTPARHLSLLKPWSVESPGMFSLLRPSSSTTLPTSHYVETQAEASGLSSNLTSVLPSNLSSDLPSNLPSGLPSSSGHRESPVTLRQHISSSHLTLFPASDLQCFPPQSLNRILPQTTLSHYPLGYKTRLSSSLIFNSLPMSKNTLDTATQSPKYLNRSKSLDTHLTKAVSMDTAGDNHSPYSPPSNTRWMSSSERIHMLAKQHNLAAQVGLSKAISQQRILQTNASVQSNNQRMFKHHAYDSGVYDTGPSLAVKTHSLSSLNSRASRGLQSHLHRPPVSPDHMTDLTRSYGGTHSAPADTKQLMIGDKIKVTGSEIIDSEIHNISEFKCQTSNKDLFASQIRKNCLGLPAQDATLISDRTEKEPTGYRSNRKVDHILNRLRMIFSSKRIEEKSVLFGRKGKTVPSTLEGASVISENRRTGKRSPEVKEVLKPIDLQRNVAGHLRQQNRGCNGLTISTVKLASKNAQLDIHDKERNTISTEKNGNPSLSKEELSITNHPHSPYFSSQSHKDSGSSRTSHFSLNTKNEDVFSSSMGKDSRSDRSRTACFKPTQLSYSNNSPTTTDFGLKHGRSISVTNIYSNRTSRNRRISTGTDMAPTRYLRSLEDIRGPGDLDRTPRTLSRAFSSTQKTYFSLIKTDSILSPKSLTLPLRFNESSTLPTEILNSLITDQNLQVIQGPMELFPISSSSLSDFEEYDSDTTTDGEYYLSSDDWEKESIL